A region of Nitrosomonas stercoris DNA encodes the following proteins:
- a CDS encoding universal stress protein A gives MPAYQHILLAVDFSPEDSQVAQKAKYLSQQTGAKLSLIHVLDNIPMPDTPYGTVIPLDAETTYTMLETEKQKLHAIGEQLDIHLERRWLIWGEPRQEIIHIAEQEKVDLIVVGSRGRHGLALLLDSTANKVLYHAKCDVLAIRLQDD, from the coding sequence ATGCCTGCTTACCAACATATTTTACTTGCTGTAGATTTTTCACCCGAAGATAGTCAAGTCGCGCAAAAGGCCAAATATTTGTCACAGCAGACTGGTGCTAAGCTCAGCTTGATTCATGTGTTAGATAACATTCCCATGCCAGATACTCCCTATGGCACAGTAATTCCGTTGGATGCTGAAACAACCTATACCATGCTGGAAACGGAAAAACAAAAACTACATGCCATCGGAGAGCAACTGGACATTCATTTGGAGCGCCGCTGGTTGATCTGGGGAGAACCCAGACAAGAGATCATTCATATTGCTGAACAAGAGAAGGTTGATTTAATTGTGGTGGGTTCGCGAGGAAGGCATGGACTTGCACTATTGTTGGATTCCACTGCAAACAAAGTGCTGTACCATGCGAAATGCGATGTGTTAGCGATAAGATTACAAGATGATTGA
- a CDS encoding membrane-bound lytic murein transglycosylase B, which produces MTTQIIFQRFFNLGRFCACLCLFVFSSTFCLAGQSVPISHPAVKDFVTYMVDQHQYNKKELEQVFSQTHFRTDVLKLISAPASAISWDNYRKRFVNARHIKNGVDFWNKYADKLAQAKKIYGVPEEIIVAIIGIETAYGTSTGVHRVMDSLTTLAFNFPRRADYFREELAQYLLLAREQGFNLLAIKGSYAGAIGIAQFMPGSYRRYAVDFDHDGKIDLMSNVADAIGSVGNYLKEFGWEAGKPIVTRAQIKSAESENFQKFLEADIEPIHTVKALRSAGIVPLDPVPDDTSSALLELNSHGKRQFWFGFKNFYVITRYNRSTFYAMSVFELAKALRIAKSV; this is translated from the coding sequence ATGACAACACAAATAATTTTTCAGAGATTTTTTAACCTAGGTCGTTTTTGTGCCTGCTTATGTTTGTTTGTTTTTTCTTCGACATTTTGTTTAGCTGGTCAATCAGTGCCTATTTCGCATCCAGCAGTTAAGGATTTTGTAACGTATATGGTCGATCAGCACCAATATAATAAAAAGGAATTGGAGCAGGTTTTTTCACAAACACACTTTCGTACCGACGTCCTTAAATTAATTTCTGCGCCAGCCTCAGCAATCTCTTGGGATAATTACCGTAAACGATTTGTTAATGCGCGACATATCAAAAATGGTGTGGATTTTTGGAATAAATATGCTGACAAGTTAGCACAGGCAAAAAAAATTTACGGCGTACCTGAAGAAATTATTGTCGCAATAATTGGTATTGAAACTGCATATGGAACATCAACAGGTGTGCATCGTGTGATGGATTCCTTAACAACACTTGCTTTTAATTTTCCAAGGAGAGCAGATTATTTTCGGGAAGAATTAGCGCAGTATTTATTGCTGGCAAGAGAGCAAGGATTCAATTTGCTGGCAATTAAAGGATCTTACGCTGGAGCTATTGGCATTGCTCAATTTATGCCAGGAAGTTACAGGCGCTATGCGGTTGATTTTGATCACGATGGAAAAATTGATTTGATGAGTAATGTAGCAGATGCTATTGGCAGTGTTGGCAACTATCTGAAGGAATTCGGTTGGGAAGCAGGAAAACCAATTGTGACTCGTGCCCAAATTAAGTCAGCTGAGTCAGAAAATTTTCAGAAATTTCTGGAAGCAGACATAGAGCCAATACATACAGTTAAAGCGTTACGTTCGGCAGGTATTGTTCCGTTAGATCCGGTTCCAGATGATACTTCATCAGCATTGTTAGAACTAAATAGTCACGGCAAGCGCCAATTTTGGTTTGGATTCAAGAATTTTTATGTCATTACACGCTATAACCGTAGTACTTTCTACGCTATGTCTGTTTTTGAATTGGCGAAAGCACTGCGTATTGCAAAATCCGTGTAA